In Ooceraea biroi isolate clonal line C1 chromosome 13, Obir_v5.4, whole genome shotgun sequence, a genomic segment contains:
- the LOC105286259 gene encoding putative gustatory receptor 28b codes for MFQPKSIHDMIMPLTVANFVLGMSIWSSKPRGKILNIMYSLFCLVLYCVLMRLSMLYLGAYNVHKANSLGDITFQAMFYVNIILTLCIIPTGWWNGKHMQAALTRILMCEKAVQEIGIQKNYRRLYLRQIYGLVSIALMFTVFLVINCKSLYPLNTPLYAKIILIAATHYPIALMYISDVSFLHWVRYSKIRFEQLNNVLQRMLTTTADSPQHKRVLKMNDEWSKTFITSASQQRNRRTKDNTDTMRAVKQVHLELVKASRTTNEAYGLQILFSMTISFVFITTLLYYAYTILWLDLSKEEFQLEMMPIVGWVIFYSSKVLVINHACSLTSAEAASTGDIICELYEPATSREFRAEIRDFTLQLIQNPLIFTACGFFTLDHTFIHGVIGSVTTYLVILIQVGDLSPNDNSTMLYSNATNFSTFNTLTADVYL; via the exons ATGTTCCAGCCGAAGAGTATCCACGACATGATAATGCCGCTGACCGTGGCGAACTTCGTCCTCGGGATGAGCATCTGGTCCAGTAAGCCGCGCGGCAAGATCTTGAACATCATGTACTCTTTGTTCTGCCTGGTGCTCTACTGCGTCCTGATGAGACTCTCGATGTTGTACTTGGGAGCCTACAACGTGCACAAGGCGAACTCGCTCGGCGACATTACGTTCCAAGCGATGTTCTACGTTAACATCATTCTGACGCTGTGTATCATTCCCACCGGATGGTGGAACGGAAAG CATATGCAGGCGGCATTGACGCGCATACTGATGTGCGAGAAGGCCGTACAAGAGATAGGGATACAGAAGAACTATCGAAGACTTTACTTGCGTCAGATTTACGGCTTAGTGTCCATCGCGCTGATGTTCACCGTATTCTTGGTGATCAACTGTAAAAGTTTATATCCGCTGAATACACCCCTGTACGCTAAGATCATCCTCATAGCCGCCACGCACTATCCTATCGCCCTAATGTACATAAGTGACGTGTCGTTTCTTCACTGGGTGAG GTACTCGAAGATCCGATTCGAACAGCTGAACAACGTGCTGCAGCGCATGTTAACGACCACCGCCGACTCGCCGCAGCACAAGAGGGTGCTGAAGATGAACGACGAATGGAGCAAGACCTTCATCACATCCGCGTCGCAGCAGCGAAATCGCAGGACCAAGGATAACACCGACACGATGAGGGCTGTCAA GCAAGTTCATCTTGAGCTGGTCAAGGCTTCCAGGACGACGAACGAAGCGTACGGCCTGCAGATTCTCTTCTCGATGACGATATCGTTCGTATTCATCACCACTCTTCTCTACTACGCTTACACCATATTGTGGCTAGATCTGAGCAAGGAAGAGTTCCAGCTGGAGATGATGCCGATCGTCGGCTGGGTCATATTCTATTCGTCGAAGGTCCTCGTTATAAATCACGCATGCTCCTTGACGAGCGCCGAG GCTGCGAGCACGGGTGATATCATTTGCGAGCTGTACGAGCCAGCGACCAGTAGAGAATTTCGCGCGGAG ATACGGGACTTTACTCTACAGCTCATACAGAACCCGTTGATCTTTACGGCCTGTGGATTCTTCACACTGGATCATACGTTCATTCACGGG GTCATTGGCTCGGTCACCACCTATCTCGTGATACTCATCCAAGTCGGAGACCTGTCGCCGAACGACAACTCCACCATGCTATACAGTAACGCAACGAATTTTTCGACGTTTAACACTCTCACAGCTGATGTTTATCTGTGA